A section of the Thunnus albacares chromosome 6, fThuAlb1.1, whole genome shotgun sequence genome encodes:
- the vaspb gene encoding vasodilator-stimulated phosphoprotein isoform X2, producing the protein MSESSICQARATVMIYDDGNKKWLPAGTGPQTFSRVQIYHNPSNNAFRIVGRKMQTDQQVVINCPIVRGLKYNQATPNFHQWRDARQVWGLNFGSKEDAALFANGMAHALEVLNSLADAGYATLPRPVSNGPSPEELEQQRRLEQQRLEQQDRERQERERQERERQERERLERQGGAVPIPPAPPLATGGPPPPPAPPPPPGPPPAAGIPPPPGPPPIAPPPAPPLPSAGGGGGLGGGDGGGAGGLAAALAGAKLRKVSKEDAAPATSISRADSNRNSNSSIGGGGGGGGLMGEMSAILARRRKAADTGEKPPMKTQDNDDSEPQGQTDTIRRPWEKLSMNRNNSITKSMDSTPSLSQGSRAKPAANSNDAGGMDDSDLEKMKQEILEEVRKELQKVKEEIIGAFVQELQKRST; encoded by the exons TGAGTCGAGTATTTGCCAGGCTCGGGCCACTGTGATGATCTATGACGATGGCAATAAGAAGTGGCTGCCGGCAGGCACTGGACCCCAGACCTTCAGCAGAGTCCAGATCTATCACAACCCCTCCAACAATGCCTTCAGGATAGTGGGACGCAAGATGCAGACAGACCAGCAG GTGGTTATAAACTGTCCAATCGTGAGAGGTCTGAAGTACAACCAGGCCACACCTAATTTCCACCAGTGGCGGGACGCTCGACAGGTGTGGGGGCTCAACTTTGGCAGCAAGGAGGATGCTGCTCTATTCGCCAATGGCATGGCACACGCTCTGGAAGTGCTCAACTCCTTGGCAGACGCAG GCTATGCAACCCTTCCCCGCCCAGTGTCAAACGGACCATCTCCAGAAGAGCTTGAACAACAGCGGAG GTTGGAGCAGCAGAGGTTGGAACAGCAGGATCGGGAGCGccaggagagagaaagacaggagcGGGAGCGGCAGGAAAGGGAGAGACTGGAGAGACAAGGCGGTGCAG TCCCTATTCCTCCAGCTCCACCGTTGGCCACTGGAGGCCCCCCTCCTCCACcggcccctcctccaccccctgGCCCTCCACCGGCCGCTGGCATCCCTCCCCCTCCGGGACCCCCTCCCATAGCACCTCCGCCAGCCCCGCCCCTGCcctctgcaggaggaggaggtggccTTGGTGGTGGGGACGGTGGGGGAGCTGGGGGCTTGGCGGCTGCCCTCGCAGGAGCCAAGCTCCGCAAAGTATCTAAA GAGGACGCAGCCCCTGCAACTTCAATAAGCAGAGCTGACTCCAACCGCAACAGCAATTCCTCtattggaggaggaggaggaggaggtggtctGATGGGTGAGATGAGTGCCATCTTGGCACGAAG GAGAAAAGCGGCagacactggagagaagccacCCATGAAGACACAAGACAAT GATGATTCAGAGCCTCAAGGTCAAACCG ACACCATAAGAAGACCTTGGGAGAAATTGTCTATGAACAG GAATAACTCCATCACCAAGAGCATGGACTCCACTCCCTCATTGTCCCAAGGTTCCAG GGCAAAGCCCGCAGCCAACAGTAACGACGCAGGCGGAATGGATGACTCGGATTTAGAAAAAATGAAACAG gagATCCTGGAAGAGGTGCGAAAAGAACTACAAAAAGTAAAGGAGGAAATAATCGGAG CCTTTGTTCAGGAGCTGCAAAAGAGAAGCACATAG
- the vaspb gene encoding vasodilator-stimulated phosphoprotein isoform X1, translated as MSESSICQARATVMIYDDGNKKWLPAGTGPQTFSRVQIYHNPSNNAFRIVGRKMQTDQQVVINCPIVRGLKYNQATPNFHQWRDARQVWGLNFGSKEDAALFANGMAHALEVLNSLADAGYATLPRPVSNGPSPEELEQQRRLEQQRLEQQDRERQERERQERERQERERLERQGGAVPIPPAPPLATGGPPPPPAPPPPPGPPPAAGIPPPPGPPPIAPPPAPPLPSAGGGGGLGGGDGGGAGGLAAALAGAKLRKVSKQEDAAPATSISRADSNRNSNSSIGGGGGGGGLMGEMSAILARRRKAADTGEKPPMKTQDNDDSEPQGQTDTIRRPWEKLSMNRNNSITKSMDSTPSLSQGSRAKPAANSNDAGGMDDSDLEKMKQEILEEVRKELQKVKEEIIGAFVQELQKRST; from the exons TGAGTCGAGTATTTGCCAGGCTCGGGCCACTGTGATGATCTATGACGATGGCAATAAGAAGTGGCTGCCGGCAGGCACTGGACCCCAGACCTTCAGCAGAGTCCAGATCTATCACAACCCCTCCAACAATGCCTTCAGGATAGTGGGACGCAAGATGCAGACAGACCAGCAG GTGGTTATAAACTGTCCAATCGTGAGAGGTCTGAAGTACAACCAGGCCACACCTAATTTCCACCAGTGGCGGGACGCTCGACAGGTGTGGGGGCTCAACTTTGGCAGCAAGGAGGATGCTGCTCTATTCGCCAATGGCATGGCACACGCTCTGGAAGTGCTCAACTCCTTGGCAGACGCAG GCTATGCAACCCTTCCCCGCCCAGTGTCAAACGGACCATCTCCAGAAGAGCTTGAACAACAGCGGAG GTTGGAGCAGCAGAGGTTGGAACAGCAGGATCGGGAGCGccaggagagagaaagacaggagcGGGAGCGGCAGGAAAGGGAGAGACTGGAGAGACAAGGCGGTGCAG TCCCTATTCCTCCAGCTCCACCGTTGGCCACTGGAGGCCCCCCTCCTCCACcggcccctcctccaccccctgGCCCTCCACCGGCCGCTGGCATCCCTCCCCCTCCGGGACCCCCTCCCATAGCACCTCCGCCAGCCCCGCCCCTGCcctctgcaggaggaggaggtggccTTGGTGGTGGGGACGGTGGGGGAGCTGGGGGCTTGGCGGCTGCCCTCGCAGGAGCCAAGCTCCGCAAAGTATCTAAA CAGGAGGACGCAGCCCCTGCAACTTCAATAAGCAGAGCTGACTCCAACCGCAACAGCAATTCCTCtattggaggaggaggaggaggaggtggtctGATGGGTGAGATGAGTGCCATCTTGGCACGAAG GAGAAAAGCGGCagacactggagagaagccacCCATGAAGACACAAGACAAT GATGATTCAGAGCCTCAAGGTCAAACCG ACACCATAAGAAGACCTTGGGAGAAATTGTCTATGAACAG GAATAACTCCATCACCAAGAGCATGGACTCCACTCCCTCATTGTCCCAAGGTTCCAG GGCAAAGCCCGCAGCCAACAGTAACGACGCAGGCGGAATGGATGACTCGGATTTAGAAAAAATGAAACAG gagATCCTGGAAGAGGTGCGAAAAGAACTACAAAAAGTAAAGGAGGAAATAATCGGAG CCTTTGTTCAGGAGCTGCAAAAGAGAAGCACATAG
- the vaspb gene encoding vasodilator-stimulated phosphoprotein isoform X3 yields MSESSICQARATVMIYDDGNKKWLPAGTGPQTFSRVQIYHNPSNNAFRIVGRKMQTDQQVVINCPIVRGLKYNQATPNFHQWRDARQVWGLNFGSKEDAALFANGMAHALEVLNSLADAGYATLPRPVSNGPSPEELEQQRRLEQQRLEQQDRERQERERQERERQERERLERQGGAVPIPPAPPLATGGPPPPPAPPPPPGPPPAAGIPPPPGPPPIAPPPAPPLPSAGGGGGLGGGDGGGAGGLAAALAGAKLRKVSKQEDAAPATSISRADSNRNSNSSIGGGGGGGGLMGEMSAILARRRKAADTGEKPPMKTQDNDDSEPQGQTDTIRRPWEKLSMNRAKPAANSNDAGGMDDSDLEKMKQEILEEVRKELQKVKEEIIGAFVQELQKRST; encoded by the exons TGAGTCGAGTATTTGCCAGGCTCGGGCCACTGTGATGATCTATGACGATGGCAATAAGAAGTGGCTGCCGGCAGGCACTGGACCCCAGACCTTCAGCAGAGTCCAGATCTATCACAACCCCTCCAACAATGCCTTCAGGATAGTGGGACGCAAGATGCAGACAGACCAGCAG GTGGTTATAAACTGTCCAATCGTGAGAGGTCTGAAGTACAACCAGGCCACACCTAATTTCCACCAGTGGCGGGACGCTCGACAGGTGTGGGGGCTCAACTTTGGCAGCAAGGAGGATGCTGCTCTATTCGCCAATGGCATGGCACACGCTCTGGAAGTGCTCAACTCCTTGGCAGACGCAG GCTATGCAACCCTTCCCCGCCCAGTGTCAAACGGACCATCTCCAGAAGAGCTTGAACAACAGCGGAG GTTGGAGCAGCAGAGGTTGGAACAGCAGGATCGGGAGCGccaggagagagaaagacaggagcGGGAGCGGCAGGAAAGGGAGAGACTGGAGAGACAAGGCGGTGCAG TCCCTATTCCTCCAGCTCCACCGTTGGCCACTGGAGGCCCCCCTCCTCCACcggcccctcctccaccccctgGCCCTCCACCGGCCGCTGGCATCCCTCCCCCTCCGGGACCCCCTCCCATAGCACCTCCGCCAGCCCCGCCCCTGCcctctgcaggaggaggaggtggccTTGGTGGTGGGGACGGTGGGGGAGCTGGGGGCTTGGCGGCTGCCCTCGCAGGAGCCAAGCTCCGCAAAGTATCTAAA CAGGAGGACGCAGCCCCTGCAACTTCAATAAGCAGAGCTGACTCCAACCGCAACAGCAATTCCTCtattggaggaggaggaggaggaggtggtctGATGGGTGAGATGAGTGCCATCTTGGCACGAAG GAGAAAAGCGGCagacactggagagaagccacCCATGAAGACACAAGACAAT GATGATTCAGAGCCTCAAGGTCAAACCG ACACCATAAGAAGACCTTGGGAGAAATTGTCTATGAACAG GGCAAAGCCCGCAGCCAACAGTAACGACGCAGGCGGAATGGATGACTCGGATTTAGAAAAAATGAAACAG gagATCCTGGAAGAGGTGCGAAAAGAACTACAAAAAGTAAAGGAGGAAATAATCGGAG CCTTTGTTCAGGAGCTGCAAAAGAGAAGCACATAG